The window CGCAttctgaaccatgttctaaacctagGGCTCGTTCATATGCTCGTTCATGTCAAAAAGCTTTTTTAAGATAATTGATTGATTTTGAGGtgagaaaaagtttataatCTGAAAAAAGGTTAAGATCACCACAAAATCTGatctttgtgaaagctgtaggtgtcgaacacgagcagtttgtgattacatgaGCAAAATCGTTTCTGGGCAgaagggttttttttaagtgtagtGCCAATTAGTAGCCACTAATCCCACTTGAAACAGCTCTAACCTAGCAATACCCTAACCGGTTATTGGAATAGATATAtaagtcacacacacatactgagtCCCAGGTGTAGCTTACATGAATGAGGTTCTCGTAGGTGCCGCAGACTATGTGGTGGTTGGTGACAGCAATCGAGTAGACACTGCCCCCGCTGGTCTGGAGGACATGCACACACTCCAGAGAGCGAATGTCCCAGATCTGAGAACGAATATTAgaattttatgttttagatatttatgtcatttttgtcatttataatTTTTGTTATGTGTTGAAACTGCTATGGAAAAAACAGACTTATATACCAATAAAATGTAGTGCACATGTATTTACCTATTACGTTAAAAGATGTGTAATCTCATTGCAACAgctaattttgtttatttacattttatgtatataaaataatactttCAACATTCAAATTCAACTCCCTTAATGTTCAAGGGAATTTAATAGCGAATCGTGGGAATATTTGTTACAGTCACTTCTGCTTTGAAAATATTTCATTAAACTCTTCTCTTGAGCTTCGACTGTAAGGGAGGCTTTAGCGTTCAGACATTTCTTCAATAGCCTGTCCCTAAGGTATTCATTAGTGGCTGCCTGActctccctcacacacacagcagacaccTGCGAGCGCACACACATTTCGCAGTGTTTTACAAAGGGGACACAAAGCCAATTACAGCGTACACTTGTTCCTTTATCTGCCTCGAAGCAATACACCGAGCTGTAGCTAATTATCTGTGTTTAGGAGTGACAGCAGGCCCAGTGCATATTTACATAGAATAACTACTCTACATGACATATACTATTAGCTTGAGTGATGTGTGCTCGATAGGGGAAGCTTGTGAGAGTGCTATGATAAACTTGAGATATTTATctttacacagaaaaaatgcACAATTAACAGGAACAGAATATGCTAGaacaagttaaaggtgcactatgtaattttctgaTGAAGGTTCCGCGAACCACCGCTTACTTGTCTCATCCTTACATCACCTGTTATTGAATCTATGTCgcatatacaagtttaatgccatgctgtggaacatttcaggtaaagcagtaacatctctgtggagacaaagtAATGGAAGGTCCCCACTAGAAATGTTctatagtgtacctttaaactgAGTAGCAAGTTCTGTACCTTAATAGTCTGGTAGGAGCCGCTGTACAGATGGTTCTGTGAGGCCACCAGAGCTCGGACCCAGTGATTCAAACCAgtcagctccttcttcagcttcAACTCAGTGACCACGATGTCCCACACCTGAGGAGACAACATTACAATACACTGgttaaattgaaaaataatatagtatatatttatatatatctgTGACTAGCAAGAAATCTCCAAACCTAATCTCTGTTCACAATAGCATGGTGCACACACCACTTCCAAATatggactaaagtgggactaaagccaGAAGTAAACCAGAGCAGCACTAAACCACTAAAATGGGTTTAAACCGGGACAAATGTGAACGTCTCAGCTCATAGCTCGTGTCTCCTAAATACTAAAATGAACATAAAAGGACAAGAAAATTACATTACTTGGGAATTTCTCCAAAATCACAGTTTGTGGTGTCAGCTACAGTTTGCTGTATTTATCATTCTGCATTATATTATCTAAAGTTGTAACTATGCactaatagtttttttttacagtttcataCTAAGTACTGCATACTTTGAAGACAATGTAGTGAAATACAGAGAAGCAGAGCTGGGGGGGGGGCAGGCTGAGTTAAGAGAGGAAAGTCCCAGTGCAAGAGTTGATGACATCATAGCACACAACAAAACCACAATGTTCCACTGTCCTTCAACACACAAATGTCTACATCACAAATGCCTCTCTTTTGCTTTTTATGCTACACAAATGATGTATTTCCAATCAAGTTTTACAGTTCTCCCTAGTGGTGATTTTAATGGAGTAAAAGCTTTACAAAGTTTCCTTAAGATATTTTCCTGTCATGAATATGCCTCTTTTGTAACTCTTTTGTAATTACATAACATCCTCCTAAGTTGTAAAAGTTTTTTGCTGTCCAAGAGATGACCAATTAGTTCAGTCAAACACTGATTTCATTGTGTGGAACGCCTTAGAGATCATTTGTATCCACTCTTGGTCTTCTACCACAATGGGGTATGTGAAGGGTTCCTAAACCTTTGAAGCTGGGACCCCCAAAATAACTATACCACAGACTCACAACTCGTACTGAGAAACTAATTTgaaatttcaaaacatgttgcATCAGATTTAATgtggtttatttacaaaaatgccTTAATATCGTACTAATAAGCAGTAATAGGGAGTTTATTAGTAGTCAAGTGTAGAAAAAGACATTAATAAGGGCAGAATAAATACTAATTAATGACCAATTATCCCCATACATGTATGCTAATTAGCAGGTCGTTTTATGCTAATAATTATACCCCTAAATAAAGGGTTACCAAGATCTGAACATATATTAGCAGTTTAATAGTCCTAATGTAATTATATCTTGAAAACATCTTGTGACTGATATATCAGGTGATGCTAGTCCTCACCTTAATGGCCTTGAGTGAGCCGCTGAACAGCATGTTGTGAGAGGaaaccagtgtacacacagGGTTGTCATGGGCGCGGATAGTGTTCACCTTCTGCAAAGTCTGGATGTCCCACACCTGCCCAAGACATACACAGAATGGATTAGAATTATCTGCCACAAATTTACACTGCAGAAATGCTTGCTGTATAAAGCAAGACTGAGAAGGCACATACAATGATGGTGCAGTCAGCGGAACCACTGTACAGGcggtttctatggagacagaaCAGCCATGGTTTCAGAAACAGAGGATGTTTAGAAGATAAAATGGATCTTAAAGTAATTTTGTTCTCTTACCCCTGGATGCACAGAGCCAGCACAATGCCATCATGCCCCTCTAGAGTTTTCTGACACTTGTAAGTCGTGCACGTGTCCCAGACCTGACCAGCACACAGTGTAATAGAGACCAGATTAGCAACTAGAAATGTAATATGATCAATGTGGATTGGACTATACAATATGGACTTATTTGCATTGGGATACTGATGAAATGTtcttaaatgaaaatattaaattatggTAATACTTTCGTTAGAAGATCAAATAAATAAGGTAAAGCAAACATGAAgcccacaaaaaataaaagcttgttATAAACCTTTCACTAATTAAAAGTACCTGAAAAAATATTGCTCTCTAAATATATATGTCTTGATTACAAAATAATAGAATGGCAATGTATAATCACAACTTATCACTTTAAACAACTTACTGGAACCATACAGATTTCTGCTTTCACTGACAGTTTTGTTCTGCCCACACTGTATATATTACATAAGTGAAGCTCTTATCTCCATTTAAGCTGTCTAAATTAATGAATTGATTTTAGGGATGTGGCTTTGGGTTTCTGTCACACTCCATCACacttctattgtattttatataaatttctatatttaaaatatgaaaataaataaataccaattCTGCCCTTCTATATGTGCCTTAGGAGATGTATTACAGTCCAAGGGTCTATGTTAAGTCTAGTACCTTGATGGTCTTATCAGAGGAGCCTGAGAAGAGCAGGTCTCCAGTGGAGTAGACACAAAGACACCAAACTGGACCCTGGTGCCCCACAAATGTACCCTTACATTTGAAGATTTGCTGAGGGTCATATGCtgcatagaaaaaaataatacagtgaGTTGTGTTTTAAGAGAAAACATTCAGGCTAATCTATGGAAACATGATACATACAGCCCAGTATTCCCATATTAAGTCTGGCATTGATGTGGGAGAGTTCATCCTATAAAAGAAAGAGGTTTGCTTGTAGCCGTGTGAATATTCATGTAGTATGTAAAATGACTGAAAACCTACATTGAGCATGGAAGCATCCCTGCGGAACTCCATCAGGTCCTCACTTAGCTTGCTCTGGTTCTCGTCCAACACATctaaaaaataatacagtatTTATGCAAGTCATCTCAGGCTGGAGATTTTGGTTACACCCTCACCCATTATAAATTTGATCTTTTTTATAACACATAAGGACTGCTTGAGTCATTTTAAGGGAGAGCCTAGATCACATTATATTTGTTGGGTCATCATAGCCGTGTTTGGCCATTGAGGTAATGTCTCCTGAGTATTTTTAATGGTCAGACCCCATTTGAAGACCAACATGTGATTTACTTCACATCACTTTCATCATGCATTGTTCTGTTCTTAAACAATGACACAGAAAGGTGTGGTTAGAGAGCTACAGATAGCACATCTGATCAGTGGTCCCCAGTGCTGCGAACATTGAGTCACAGGTTACTATTACCAGGTTTTCTGAAATGTGGCCAAATGGGTCACGCATAGGGTGGATGTTTGGGATCCACTTgaatagttttcttttttttcctagcCCAAAAACTTATTGGACATAACAGCTGAGGCATGAAATGGGGGGATGATAGAGACATTTGACAAACTATTGTGGCcaggaagttaaaaaaaacaaggtgGGCTGTTAATAtagattttatgtattttgtaaatTGTGCAACATGAGTTTAACTGAAAAAAGTAATTTCTTGTATAATAACAGGGTATAACCAGGTACATTTTGGTTAACATCCCCAGACAGAATTAAAGTGAAACTTTGACAAGAATGACAAAGGTCAGCACACAAAGTCCTTTAGCCCGGCCTGAATCCTCAGCATGATTCTTCGAGAAAAAGTACAAggaaaatattttatctttttctcACCAAACTTGAGCTCCAGATTTTTCTCCAGCTGGTCTAGTTTCTCGGACAGTTTTCCCAGCATGGAGCGCAGGAAGGCAATGTCCTGATCCTTCTGAGCAAGGGTCAACTGCATCTCATGAAACCTAACAAGACAAAACAGAatagaaacaataaaataataaaaacgtaCTTACATGAAAGGAAATTAAAGCCATTTAAATCCATAGAAGCTGAAGTCAAACTAACCTGTCATCTGTCTGCTGCAGGAACTCCTTTAGTCCTTCAAACTTGCATACCTCCAGGTGGGTTTCATAGGTGTCCTGGTTCCCAATGAACGTGCAGCTggaaggaggcagaggagacatGAGCTGTAAGTTTAATTACCTCAGTACTCCGGAACATCTTATATGAACCACTCTATAACACACACCCATATTTGGAGTGGGGGCATTTGATGTGCTCACACTCTTTGAGGTGGGCCTCCAGGTTCATGGTGAGCAGAGGGGGGCACGACGGGTTGTTGGGACAGCGCACCGGCCGGTAGTCACAACTGGACTCATGTTCTCTGAAGAAagagaaattgaaaaaaataaagttagcaAAAACATTCTAAATGGAAGTGGTGAATGTGGGAAGCCCTGTGGTGGAAGCAtttttagcaaaatgctaagaGGAGAAACTAATTTGTTGTCATAGCAGCTCTTGATAtatagtaaagtacagatggtATTAAAAGTGTGAAAGCTTtcaaaat of the Periophthalmus magnuspinnatus isolate fPerMag1 chromosome 8, fPerMag1.2.pri, whole genome shotgun sequence genome contains:
- the traf7 gene encoding E3 ubiquitin-protein ligase TRAF7, encoding MEASFGPTFSSVATGAKAEGNSSFKQHRRTPSSSSTLTYSPRDDDDGMPPIGTPRRSDSAISVRSLHSESNMSLRSTFSLHEEEEDTEPQVFAEPPSVKLCCQLCCNVFKDPVITTCGHTFCRRCALTSDKCPVDAAKLTVVVNNIAVAEQIGELFIHCKYGCRATGSTAGPVAGKPTGAFEVDPLGCPFTIKLTTRKEHESSCDYRPVRCPNNPSCPPLLTMNLEAHLKECEHIKCPHSKYGCTFIGNQDTYETHLEVCKFEGLKEFLQQTDDRFHEMQLTLAQKDQDIAFLRSMLGKLSEKLDQLEKNLELKFDVLDENQSKLSEDLMEFRRDASMLNDELSHINARLNMGILGSYDPQQIFKCKGTFVGHQGPVWCLCVYSTGDLLFSGSSDKTIKVWDTCTTYKCQKTLEGHDGIVLALCIQGNRLYSGSADCTIIVWDIQTLQKVNTIRAHDNPVCTLVSSHNMLFSGSLKAIKVWDIVVTELKLKKELTGLNHWVRALVASQNHLYSGSYQTIKIWDIRSLECVHVLQTSGGSVYSIAVTNHHIVCGTYENLIHVWDIESKEQVRTLTGHVGTVYALAVISTPDQTKVFSASYDRSLRVWSMDNMICTQTLLRHQGSVTALAVSRGRLFSGAVDSTVKVWTC